The Fusarium oxysporum Fo47 chromosome II, complete sequence genome includes a region encoding these proteins:
- a CDS encoding Ecdysteroid kinase-domain-containing protein has protein sequence MADTSSRRVAEVLLEPKGLKITSFQEIQSLWAGYGHICALTAKPKDAETAGRVRKYLHAAESNNTFFLILKLISPPPGPTDEGHLRKILSYDVEQYFYEHVAPQLDDDVAVAHCLTSSWESKHEDGELRGLTATILTDLRVKFPVEGGKRSVLSPRQVESALEWLAKFHSNSWKFLPANLGEYLLPPLEEFKRRDAGEAGGSKLWLNGGYTYLATRRTEYKSLAGDTYSEWSEAFCAPFQGSDKSTAEVVADFLTPTGRPFETLIHGDVKSENLFTTELGDDVCFFDFQYVGLGLGVCDLAKLFTCSVPLDMLTDCPSLPEEMDMDRGEKALLYLYHETLLSRRPSDKEPLNYDWDTLVRHWECALVDWCRFQASWGFWGNTEWLEARVRHILKDAEWREWLQKVVSDTGRYSSI, from the coding sequence ATGGCAGACACGAGCTCCCGACGAGTCGCCGAGGTACTTCTTGAACCTAAAGGCTTGAAGATTACTTCCTTCCAAGAAATTCAATCTCTTTGGGCAGGATACGGTCATATCTGCGCTCTCACCGCAAAACCAAAAGACGCCGAAACAGCTGGCAGAGTGCGCAAGTACCTGCATGCAGCCGAGTCAAACAATACGTTCTTTCTCATTTTGAAGCTTATATCGCCGCCGCCTGGCCCCACAGATGAGGGTCATCTACGCAAGATACTGAGTTACGACGTTGAGCAGTATTTCTACGAACATGTTGCTCCTCAATTGGATGACGATGTTGCAGTGGCTCACTGCCTGACGTCGAGTTGGGAGTCGAAGcatgaagatggagaatTGAGGGGTCTCACAGCTACAATTCTTACCGATTTGAGAGTCAAATTCCCCGTGGAAGGAGGGAAGCGATCTGTTCTGAGCCCGCGACAAGTTGAGTCTGCTCTGGAGTGGCTGGCCAAATTTCACAGCAACTCGTGGAAATTCCTACCTGCGAACTTGGGTGAATATCTCCTCCCTCCTCTGGAGGAATTCAAGCGAAGAGATGCGGGTGAAGCTGGAGGAAGCAAGTTATGGTTGAACGGGGGATACACTTATCTCGCGACTCGACGCACAGAGTACAAGTCCCTTGCTGGCGATACATACTCCGAGTGGTCAGAGGCGTTTTGCGCGCCTTTTCAGGGATCGGATAAGTCGACTGCTGAAGTGGTAGCTGACTTCCTCACACCAACTGGTCGACCCTTCGAGACGCTCATCCACGGCGATGTCAAGTCTGAGAATCTCTTTACTACCGAGCTGGGAGATGATGTCTGCTTCTTCGACTTTCAATACGTCGGTCTCGGACTGGGAGTCTGCGATTTGGCCAAGTTGTTTACATGCTCCGTCCCCCTCGACATGCTAACCGACTGTCCATCTCTACCAGAAGAAATGGACATGGACCGTGGTGAAAAGGCTTTATTGTATCTCTACCATGAGACCTTGTTGAGCCGTCGGCCATCTGACAAGGAACCCTTGAACTATGATTGGGATACTCTTGTTCGACATTGGGAGTGTGCTCTTGTTGATTGGTGTCGCTTCCAAGCATCGTGGGGATTCTGGGGAAACACGGAGTGGCTTGAGGCGAGAGTTAGGCATATTCTCAAAGATGCTGAGTGGAGAGAGTGGTTGCAGAAGGTGGTTTCTGATACAGGAAGATATTCCAGCATATAG
- a CDS encoding Alpha/Beta hydrolase protein — MAQSTTPGFDKAFAQTLCDLQVPKVLKFSPNGRQLLYSTSLIGGHRKSKNALSTLWIASSSEPNSSRQLTSGLFNDTWPKWHPDGNRVAFLSDRAKVGESSAIWMLRLDGGDAVLITDAENVEDIETFLFSPDGRIIAYVSSDEKSEDEKEKSEKDEPDPEVWGEKWAFARLRLVDVESHETKVLVGGDKHVGEFSWSPDGKRIAFMSQESPHIEEAMLTGTTISTVDVENGKVTELCKVINEPYDLTWAPDGQVYFITGVPADKDTGGRAVYKTDPKADTRGFVRVACGVDDDAGGLHVVGGKVLVKRQVRFVDVISELGGDDLFDEQKEFWVYDVFINPETGASTLAASLSDVGTPYDIFVIESGKEKIKISNHGKPLADRSLGSSTVLTCRSTDDEVELDGLYFTPSSKANSDKRPTEPLPTFVLIHGGPTSRDTDTFDTTCFNWAPYILSKGYGILLPQYRGSSGRGEKFASYSMGGQGKYDYADVVAITDNAIKKGFADPKKLIVGGWSQGGLLTYLCSVRNGLHGLGWRFNAAIAGAGVCDIESLALSADLGSTYEIELAGGNTIWTLNRDDTRNRQGSALWEVAGAVKHTKETGEMVIPPMLIFHGDKDERCPFSQAEGFRRALRHWGLKCEFVKFPGEGHVIEQQRFWFDMFERIGRWCDTYIGDGADGQEMKLPETITHMAIMPHPFLQTEADHIAPVVLPPPNTTSLTLKERNPIYLRSFLRYAIGAAATSTNEALTLRVMKHDPVLNTYTLIPMKKSRLKKHGDLEVVVITAAEMKKMPDRWGGKITKDTTTRTVPSLAEFPGSVPEFGEVKDVGLEVLAWRVFGSEDKVFMDTDGFGLPGVSGMIQAWFERI, encoded by the exons atggccCAGTCCACCACTCCTGGCTTCGACAAAGCCTTTGCCCAAACACTTTGCGATCTCCAAGTCCCCAAAGTCCTCAAATTCTCCCCAAACGGCCGACAACTCTTGTACTCCACCAGTCTCATCGGTGGCCACCGCAAAAGCAAAAACGCCCTGTCAACGCTCTGGATCGCATCATCCTCTGAACCAAACTCATCTCGCCAACTAACATCTGGTCTCTTCAACGACACTTGGCCAAAATGGCACCCTGACGGAAACAGAGTAGCGTTTCTGTCAGATCGTGCCAAAGTTGGTGAATCTTCGGCGATttggatgttgagattggatggtggtgatgcgGTGCTTATAACTGATGCTGAGAATGTGGAGGATATTGAGACTTTTTTGTTTTCGCCTGATGGGAGGATTATTGCGTATGTTTCATCGGATGAGAAAtcggaggatgagaaggagaagagtgAGAAGGATGAGCCTGATCCTGAAGTCTGGGGCGAGAAATGGGCTTTTGCGCGATTAAGACTCGTTGATGTGGAATCTCACGAGACAAAGGTTCTCGTGGGTGGGGATAAGCACGTTGGTGAATTTTCTTGGAGTCCCGATGGCAAAAGGATTGCTTTTATGAGTCAGGAGAGCCCTCATATCGAAGAGGCGATGTTGACTGGGACGACTATCTCAACCGTCGATGTCGAGAATGGCAAGGTCACCGAGCTTTGCAAGGTCATCAACGAGCCGTATGATCTTACCTGGGCACCAGATGGGCAGGTTTACTTCATCACAGGTGTACCTGCTGATAAAGATACGGGAGGAAGAGCGGTTTACAAGACTGATCCCAAGGCCGATACTCGCGGTTTCGTCAGGGTTGCatgtggtgttgatgatgatgctggagGGCTTCATGTAGTTGGTGGCAAGGTCCTTGTAAAACGTCAGGTTAGGTTTGTCGATGTTATCAGTGAGCTGGGAGGCGATGATCTTTTTGATGAGCAGAAGGAGTTTTGGGTTTATGATGTCTTCATCAACCCAGAGACTGGTGCTTCAACTCTTGCAGCGAGTTTGTCAGATGTTGGTACGCCATACgacatcttcgtcatcgaGTCAGGAAAGGAGAAGATCAAAATCTCCAACCATGGAAAACCACTTGCAGACAGATCCCTCGGCTCAAGCACAGTCCTCACCTGTCGCTCCACCGACGATGAAGTCGAACTCGACGGCCTTTACTTCACTCCATCATCCAAAGCAAACTCCGACAAAAGGCCAACTGAACCCCTCCCAACATTCGTCCTCATCCACGGCGGCCCAACATCTCGCGACACTGATACCTTCGACACAACTTGTTTCAACTGGGCCCCATACATCCTCTCAAAAGGCTACGGCATTCTCCTCCCTCAATATCGTGGCTCAAGTGGCCGCGGTGAGAAATTCGCTTCGTATAGTATGGGTGGACAGGGGAAGTATGACTACGCTGATGTTGTGGCTATCACCGATAATGCTATCAAGAAGGGTTTTGCAGACCCCAAGAAGCTGATTGTTGGAGGTTGGAGTCAAGGTGGTCTTTTGACGTATCTGTGTAGCGTGCGCAATGGTCTTCATGGTCTGGGGTGGCGTTTCAATGCAGCTATTGCAGGAGCAGGAGTATGCGATATTGAAAGTCTTGCCCTTAGCGCTGACCTCGGATCAACGTACGAGATCGAACTTGCGGGGGGTAATACAATCTGGACTCTCAACCGCGACGACACGAGAAATCGACAGGGCAGTGCGCTTTGGGAAGTCGCCGGTGCAGTGAAGCATACCAAAGAGACAGGGGAGATGGTCATCCCGCCTATGTTGATCTTTCACGGTGATAAAGATGAACGATGTCCGTTTTCACAGGCTGAGGGGTTTAGGAGGGCGTTGAGGCACTGGGGGCTGAAGTGCGAGTTTGTCAAGTTCCCGGGGGAGGGGCATGTGATTGAACAGCAGAGGTTTTGGTTTGATATGTTCGAGAGGATTGGGAGGTGGTGTGACACGTACATTGGAGATGGAGCGGATGGGCAGGAGATGAAGCTG CCGGAAACAATAACTCACATGGCAATCATGCCTCACCCCTTTCTTCAGACCGAGGCTGATCACATCGCCCCTGTCGTCCTTCCTCCCCCTAACACTACTTCTCTCACCCTAAAGGAGCGCAACCCAATCTATCTCCGCTCCTTTCTCCGCTATGCCATCGGCGCCGCCGCCACATCCACCAACGAAGCCCTCACCCTACGCGTGATGAAGCACGACCCCGTCCTCAACACTTACACCCTGATCCCCATGAAAAAATCGCGCCTCAAGAAACACGGTGATCTTGAAGTCGTTGTCATCACCGCCgcggaaatgaagaagatgccTGATCGCTGGGGGGGCAAGATCACAAAGGATACAACTACGCGCACGGTCCCGAGTTTGGCGGAGTTTCCGGGCTCGGTTCCTGAGTTTGGGGAGGTGAAGGACGTTGGGCTGGAGGTTCTGGCGTGGAGGGTTTTTGGGAGTGAAGATAAGGTGTTTATGGATACGGATGGATTTGGTCTTCCGGGCGTGTCGGGAATGATTCAGGCTTGGTTCGAGCGTATTTGA
- a CDS encoding uncharacterized protein (expressed protein) produces the protein MATKANVPKAPSKTIEEFLHRHPQVRTGTAAKAELDHLHEHGDTFCVINKLYNNAILHKDYDPDSLKLIFAFAYVNDEQAMANYAEDAGEDDSVLCDCEVGREEGPDHHLHEFVRATEPDCEVHKGEEPDPGCKDCWPVYCGSNCRGVEGFE, from the coding sequence ATGGCTACTAAAGCAAACGTCCCCAAAGCTCCCTCCAAAACCATTGAGGAATTTCTCCACCGCCATCCCCAAGTCCGTACCGGCACTGCCGCAAAAGCCGAACTAGACCATCTCCACGAACACGGCGATACATTCTGCGTCATAAACAAACTCTACAATAATGCCATTCTTCACAAAGACTACGACCCGGACTCTCTAAAACTCATCTTTGCGTTTGCTTACGTCAACGATGAGCAAGCAATGGCCAATTATGCAGAAGACgctggagaagatgatagTGTCTTGTGCGATTGTGAAGTGGGGAGGGAGGAGGGTCCGGATCACCACCTTCATGAGTTTGTGAGGGCTACCGAACCGGATTGTGAGGTTCATAAGGGAGAGGAGCCTGATCCGGGGTGTAAGGATTGTTGGCCGGTTTATTGTGGGAGCAATTGCCGGGGGGTTGAGGGGTTTGAGTGA
- a CDS encoding kinetochore Sim4 complex subunit FTA2-domain-containing protein, with product MTKKPWLPLDTGPKLPPYKGNLMHRNVKFLKVLDVDSAHGTVVKARIGRQLYAIKFFVSPPSDVNTREVYGNRPLWSCCQAFDWYFSPFENECRAFGRLKEQRAEFIAVKVYGWVALTAKQIERKLVAAGAKGRGLNGFPPGTLYGIVKDWVDMAPYHDSKQRETHDQMVAVKHFPRMLKDIHKLHFLGIVIRDLKPDQYIDGVLVDLSLASTVPHPYGPSAAGSESPWQPRWTYESLAAWDLYSFQCHVIDFWKHNSKMFFRRRCRNGIPKTCNLVAYPVAKCRQRRFVRSGRFVPILNYYEEVLAMVTKPKYDPLDFLRRNPGYPMYIAPFGVPARAPPPRRRPRMRQSNSCCAVM from the exons ATGACAAAAAAGCCATGGCTGCCCCTAGACACAGGGCCAAAACTACCCCCCTACAAAGGCAATCTGATGCACAGGAACGTAAAGTTcctcaaagtcctcgacGTGGACTCCGCCCACGGCACTGTCGTAAAGGCACGGATCGGCAGACAGCTCTACGCCATAAAATTT TTCGTTAGCCCTCCAAGCGATGTCAACACCAGAGAAGTCTACGGCAACAGACCATTATGGAGCTGCTGTCAAGCATTTGACTGGTATTTCTCACCGTTTGAGAACGAATGCCGAGCTTTCGGCAGACTGAAAGAGCAGAGAGCCGAGTTCATCGCTGTCAAGGTCTACGGATGGGTTGCTCTCACGGCAAAACAGATTGAGAGAAAGCTCGTTGCGGCGGGGGCGAAAGGACGTGGACTGAATGGATTTCCACCTGGTACACTCTACGGTATTGTCAAAGACTGGGTTGACATGGCCCCGTATCACGATTCAAAGCAACGCGAGACCCATGACCAGATGGTGGCGGTGAAACATTTCCCCAGAATGCTTAAAGATATCCATAAGCTTCATTTTCTGGGGATCGTGATCCGAGATTTAAAACCAGATCAGTACATCGACGGTGTCCTGGTCGATCTCAGTCTCGCCTCTACAGTTCCCCATCCCTACGGTCCATCAGCCGCTGGCAGTGAAAGTCCCTGGCAACCACGCTGGACGTACGAAAGCCTCGCAGCATGGGACCTGTACTCCTTCCAATGTCACGTCATTGATTTCTGGAAGCACAACTCCAAAATGTTCTTCAGAAGACGGTGTCGAAACGGTATACCAAAGACCTGCAACTTGGTAGCGTACCCTGTAGCTAAATGTCGACAACGGCGCTTCGTCCGTTCAGGACGGTTCGTACCAATCTTGAACTACTATGAGGAGGTGTTAGCGATGGTGACAAAGCCGAAATATGATCCGCTGGATTTTCTCAGGAGAAATCCGGGGTATCCGATGTATATCGCGCCGTTTGGCGTTCCAGCAAGAGCGCCGCCGCCTAGAAGAAGACCGAGGATGAGGCAGAGCAATTCTTGTTGTGCTGTTATGTAG
- a CDS encoding putative methyltransferase-domain-containing protein → MSTLALPSSSLPPLFTLSKRTEVDIFNALHYLAAIYCPLSFPFSKELGDSKHAFAEVDSGYTSGNEDDETELTPAVIRADVHEKSFAERWLTGLISRVESLEIFSSEETSQRALDQAAYIFESLFASVLDEDDQNSPFLREFSFEMKGPGGDKKQISVQLNDGLAGTNDTDFEDVGLQSWGASIVFSDLMCTDPERFGLTNLDPTEHNRIIELGAGTGLVSLVLGKLIPALGINDSKVIATDYHPAVLSNLESNISINYPSPSPVQASPLDWADFSNSAPFDVQATMLFATDVVYAPEHARWLRDCATRLLSDDGVFWLLVTMRPNGKFAGIGDTVEAAFAERDRLRGKNGRRLDILERQKLDKRSGVGRGDESHYELFRIGWA, encoded by the coding sequence ATGAGCACCCTCGCGCTGCCTTCGAGCAGCTTACCACCTTTATTCACACTCTCTAAACGCACCGAAGTGGATATTTTCAACGCGCTGCATTACTTGGCGGCTATTTACTGTCCTTTATCATTCCCTTTTTCAAAGGAGTTGGGGGACTCAAAGCATGCTTTTGCCGAGGTGGATTCGGGATATACCTCCGGAAacgaagatgacgagacgGAACTGACACCTGCGGTTATTCGTGCAGATGTTCATGAGAAATCGTTTGCCGAGCGGTGGTTGACGGGACTTATCTCGCGCGTTGAAAGTTTGGAGATCTTTTCATCGGAGGAAACGAGTCAGCGGGCGCTGGACCAGGCGGCGTATATCTTCGAGTCACTGTTTGCCAGTGTTCTGGACGAGGATGACCAGAACTCTCCGTTTTTGAGGGAGTTTTCATTCGAGATGAAAGGTCCCGGTGGGGACAAGAAGCAGATTTCTGTTCAACTGAACGACGGACTTGCGGGGACGAATGATACAGACTTTGAAGACGTGGGACTTCAAAGTTGGGGTGCTTCGATCGTCTTCTCGGATCTCATGTGTACAGACCCAGAAAGATTCGGTCTGACAAATCTTGATCCTACCGAACATAATCGTATTATCGAGCTTGGTGCAGGCACCGGGCTTGTGAGCCTCGTTCTCGGAAAACTCATTCCCGCTCTGGGCATCAACGACTCCAAGGTCATCGCAACAGACTACCATCCAGCCGTTCTCTCAAATCTGGAATCCAACATCTCAATCAACTacccctccccctcccccgTGCAAGCTTCCCCCCTCGACTGGGCCGATTTCTCCAACTCGGCCCCCTTCGACGTCCAAGCAACCATGCTCTTCGCCACCGATGTAGTATACGCTCCCGAGCACGCACGCTGGCTACGAGACTGCGCAACACGACTTCTTTCAgatgatggtgttttctGGTTGTTGGTTACGATGCGACCTAATGGGAAGTTTGCGGGCATTGGAGATACTGTCGAAGCTGCTTTTGCGGAGAGGGATAGACTGCGTGGGAAGAATGGGAGGAGATTGGATATTTTGGAGAGGCAGAAGTTGGATAAGAGGAGTGGTGTTGGGAGGGGTGATGAGAGTCATTATGAGCTTTTTAGAATTGGTTGGGCGTGA